The Candidatus Deferrimicrobiaceae bacterium genome includes a region encoding these proteins:
- a CDS encoding nuclease-related domain-containing protein produces MLIKQRDDRSGDVAVLRRLLEQPLTAKQRFLIERELKCLDSGVRGEDSSAYYIEFRYRNSQNWAVIHDLRLEHEGFSAQIDHLLINRFLEVYVLESKNYYYGIKINPEGEFLAWNGKSYVGIESPVEQNRRHIELLEKVIKQAGIAPTRLGIPLPVTFRSYVMVAPGARVDRPIKGKLDTSMVVKADDLMKTIDERLDSPSPAFVFAALTKVVSAETLESFAKALAFKHKRGGIDYAAKIGVPLIAATPPPLAAPPPPAPSSGGSSAKAGVCAGCGTEVDSKVVYFCRIKKERFGGKILCRECQGKYPQA; encoded by the coding sequence ATGTTGATCAAACAACGCGATGACCGGAGCGGCGACGTGGCTGTGCTCCGCCGATTGCTGGAGCAACCGTTGACGGCGAAGCAGCGGTTCCTGATCGAGCGGGAATTGAAATGTCTCGATTCGGGTGTACGTGGGGAAGACAGTTCGGCTTACTACATCGAGTTCCGATATCGGAACAGCCAGAACTGGGCGGTCATTCACGACCTTCGACTGGAACACGAGGGGTTTTCGGCTCAAATCGACCATCTCCTGATCAACCGGTTCCTCGAAGTCTACGTCCTCGAATCGAAGAACTACTATTACGGCATCAAGATCAATCCGGAAGGCGAGTTCCTGGCTTGGAACGGGAAGAGTTACGTCGGGATCGAGTCGCCCGTCGAGCAGAACCGGCGCCACATCGAGCTTCTGGAGAAGGTGATAAAGCAGGCGGGAATCGCGCCGACGCGCCTCGGCATTCCGCTTCCCGTCACCTTCCGAAGCTATGTGATGGTGGCGCCGGGTGCTCGGGTCGACCGCCCTATCAAGGGGAAGCTCGACACCAGCATGGTCGTCAAGGCCGACGACCTGATGAAGACGATCGACGAGCGGTTGGACAGCCCTTCTCCGGCATTCGTGTTCGCCGCGCTCACGAAGGTGGTGTCGGCCGAGACTCTGGAATCGTTCGCGAAGGCGCTCGCCTTCAAGCACAAGCGGGGGGGAATCGACTACGCCGCGAAAATCGGCGTTCCGCTAATTGCCGCGACTCCTCCGCCGCTAGCTGCCCCTCCGCCTCCCGCGCCATCCTCGGGCGGATCGTCCGCAAAGGCCGGCGTCTGCGCCGGGTGCGGAACCGAGGTGGACTCGAAAGTCGTCTATTTCTGCCGGATCAAGAAGGAGCGGTTCGGCGGAAAGATCTTGTGCCGGGAGTGCCAGGGCAAGTATCCGCAGGCTTGA
- a CDS encoding HipA domain-containing protein, which translates to MTPSKPTQVDVWLDDPSFGPLQRIGVLSQGDRGSIRFAYDAAWLAAAHAFPLDPELDLSPGIFYPGKSNFGVFMDSCPDRWGQLLMRRREAIEAEEEGRKARTLGPWDFLLGIQDETRTGALRFATAGTRVFLASELRSAPPIARIAELQAVAHELSRKEGADTDSARLREWLEVLVAPGSSLGGARPKANVVAENGRLWIAKFPAADDDHDVAAWEKVVHDLARQCGLDVPEARLMRVGKGYRTFLVERFDRVGIRRRFYASAMTLLGRNDSDDASYLEIAEFLSSYADPERLEDDLAELFTRVIFNVCVANRDDHLRNHGMFRTPAGWRLAPAFDMNPSFAKREHVLALDLDERRPDLETVLSTAPGYRLAKLRAMQIVDRIRTTVSGWEAVAKANGLSSRECAEAKHLFIGL; encoded by the coding sequence ATGACGCCATCTAAACCGACGCAGGTCGACGTCTGGCTGGACGATCCCTCTTTCGGTCCGCTTCAGCGGATCGGCGTTCTCTCGCAGGGTGACCGGGGAAGCATCCGTTTCGCTTACGACGCGGCGTGGCTTGCCGCGGCGCATGCCTTTCCACTCGACCCGGAACTCGATCTGTCCCCCGGGATCTTCTACCCCGGCAAGTCGAACTTCGGCGTCTTCATGGATTCCTGCCCGGATCGGTGGGGACAGTTGCTGATGAGGCGCCGGGAGGCGATCGAGGCCGAGGAAGAGGGGCGCAAGGCGAGAACCCTCGGCCCCTGGGATTTTCTTCTCGGCATCCAGGACGAGACGCGGACGGGCGCCCTCCGTTTTGCCACGGCCGGAACGCGCGTGTTTCTTGCGAGCGAACTGCGATCCGCTCCGCCCATCGCCCGCATCGCCGAATTGCAGGCCGTCGCGCATGAGTTGAGCCGAAAGGAGGGCGCCGATACGGACTCGGCGCGTCTCCGGGAGTGGCTCGAAGTGCTCGTAGCGCCAGGTTCCTCGCTCGGTGGAGCCAGGCCGAAGGCGAACGTCGTCGCGGAAAACGGAAGATTGTGGATCGCGAAATTCCCCGCTGCGGACGATGACCACGATGTCGCCGCTTGGGAAAAGGTCGTCCATGACCTGGCCCGGCAATGCGGCCTGGACGTGCCCGAAGCGCGGTTGATGCGGGTCGGGAAAGGGTATCGGACATTCCTTGTCGAACGGTTCGACCGGGTCGGTATCCGGCGACGTTTCTACGCGTCCGCGATGACGCTCCTCGGGCGAAACGATTCGGATGACGCGAGTTATCTCGAAATCGCCGAGTTCCTTTCCTCCTATGCGGATCCGGAACGTCTAGAAGACGATCTTGCCGAACTCTTCACCCGCGTCATCTTCAACGTGTGCGTGGCCAACCGGGACGACCACCTTAGAAACCACGGCATGTTCCGTACCCCGGCGGGATGGCGGTTGGCGCCGGCGTTCGACATGAACCCGTCTTTCGCGAAGCGGGAACACGTCCTTGCGCTCGACCTCGACGAGAGGCGACCGGATCTCGAGACCGTCCTTTCGACGGCGCCGGGTTATCGACTGGCGAAACTGCGCGCGATGCAGATCGTGGACAGGATTCGAACGACCGTCTCGGGATGGGAGGCCGTCGCCAAAGCCAACGGTCTTTCTTCAAGGGAATGCGCCGAGGCAAAGCATCTGTTCATCGGCCTGTGA
- a CDS encoding helix-turn-helix domain-containing protein, which yields MAKITPVLYPKSMKEAGALGERLRDARLRRRFSMDVVCVRAGISKPTLAKIESGDPSVSFGAYVNVLRVLALIDDLALVAKEDALGRRLQDESLPRRKRAPKRKPITEGESG from the coding sequence ATGGCAAAAATAACCCCCGTGCTCTATCCAAAGTCCATGAAGGAGGCCGGCGCCCTCGGCGAGCGCCTGAGGGACGCCCGCCTGCGCAGGCGCTTTTCGATGGATGTCGTCTGCGTCCGGGCCGGCATCTCGAAGCCGACCCTGGCGAAGATTGAATCCGGCGACCCGTCCGTATCGTTCGGGGCCTATGTCAATGTCCTTCGCGTGCTGGCCCTCATCGACGATCTGGCCTTGGTCGCGAAGGAAGACGCGCTCGGGCGACGCCTCCAGGACGAATCGCTTCCCCGCAGAAAGCGCGCCCCGAAAAGGAAGCCGATCACCGAAGGCGAATCCGGATGA
- a CDS encoding methyltransferase, whose product MPPMKSVDELMAAGTGYQRSMMIFTALRLGVFAALADGEDGAGALASRLGAEGRRLEVLLEGLCALGLLRKRGGKFRNGPVAREFLLDGPRSKASILLHHFDGWDDWGRLESKIRAGRKGRGPGGDLQENFIRGMEENARERAEAVAGRMPLRTGERLLDLGGGPGTYAWAWARRHPDAAVTLFDIPETLRVARKILAEKGAKGRVKLLAGDFLKDPVGGPYDFVWISQILHAFSREECLSILRKAHAALAPGGRVAIQEFLLDPSRTSPEGPSIFSVHMVAVTEAGQSWTAGDIGAMLAEAGFARTRKGKADARGVGIVTASMG is encoded by the coding sequence ATGCCTCCCATGAAATCGGTCGACGAACTGATGGCTGCCGGTACCGGTTACCAGCGTTCGATGATGATCTTCACCGCATTGCGGCTGGGCGTCTTCGCCGCGCTGGCCGATGGCGAGGACGGGGCCGGCGCGCTCGCATCCCGGCTGGGGGCGGAGGGGCGTCGCCTCGAAGTGCTCCTGGAAGGGCTATGCGCGCTGGGGTTGCTCCGGAAGCGGGGCGGGAAATTCCGGAACGGCCCCGTGGCCCGCGAATTTCTGCTGGATGGCCCCCGGTCCAAGGCGTCGATCCTGCTTCACCACTTCGACGGCTGGGACGACTGGGGGCGGCTCGAGTCGAAGATACGCGCCGGCCGGAAGGGGCGCGGGCCGGGTGGCGACCTCCAGGAGAACTTCATCCGGGGGATGGAGGAAAATGCCCGCGAGCGGGCCGAGGCCGTGGCCGGTCGGATGCCGCTGCGGACCGGTGAGCGGTTGCTCGACCTGGGCGGCGGCCCGGGGACCTACGCCTGGGCCTGGGCGCGGCGCCATCCCGACGCCGCGGTGACATTGTTCGATATCCCCGAGACGCTGCGCGTGGCCCGGAAGATCCTGGCCGAAAAGGGGGCGAAGGGGCGCGTGAAGCTCTTGGCCGGCGATTTCCTGAAGGACCCCGTCGGAGGTCCTTACGACTTCGTCTGGATCTCGCAGATCCTGCACGCCTTCTCGCGCGAGGAGTGCCTGTCGATCCTCCGGAAGGCGCACGCCGCGCTGGCGCCCGGAGGCCGGGTGGCCATCCAGGAGTTCCTGCTCGATCCGTCGAGGACGTCGCCGGAAGGCCCGTCGATCTTTTCCGTACACATGGTAGCGGTTACGGAAGCCGGTCAGTCGTGGACCGCGGGCGACATCGGCGCGATGCTGGCCGAGGCGGGGTTTGCGCGAACCCGAAAAGGAAAAGCCGACGCGCGGGGCGTCGGCATCGTGACGGCGTCGATGGGGTAA
- a CDS encoding ferritin family protein — protein sequence MTKTPIDVLKMALAREKDAVQYYKEFAMTAENDSIKEMFAFLVEEEKKHVKLLQEELEKEVYQEN from the coding sequence ATGACCAAGACCCCGATCGATGTTCTCAAGATGGCGCTCGCGCGCGAGAAGGACGCCGTCCAGTATTACAAGGAATTTGCCATGACCGCCGAAAACGATTCGATCAAGGAGATGTTCGCGTTCCTGGTCGAAGAAGAGAAGAAGCACGTCAAGCTGCTTCAGGAAGAGCTCGAGAAGGAAGTCTACCAAGAAAACTAG
- the nifU gene encoding Fe-S cluster assembly scaffold protein NifU codes for MASGPYTEKVMDHFMNPRNVGEIENADGVGEVGNPACGDMMRLYVKVDSGKVADAKFRTFGCGAAIASSSMLTEMIKGKTIDEARAITNTQVSEALGGLPEVKIHCSVMAEEAVKAALDDYSKKHPA; via the coding sequence ATGGCCAGCGGGCCGTATACCGAAAAGGTGATGGATCATTTCATGAATCCGCGCAACGTGGGCGAGATCGAAAACGCCGACGGCGTCGGCGAGGTCGGCAACCCGGCTTGCGGCGACATGATGCGGCTCTACGTCAAGGTCGACAGCGGCAAGGTGGCCGACGCCAAGTTCCGCACCTTCGGCTGCGGGGCGGCGATCGCTTCCAGCTCGATGCTGACCGAGATGATCAAGGGCAAAACGATCGACGAGGCGCGCGCAATCACCAATACGCAGGTTTCCGAGGCGCTGGGCGGGTTGCCCGAGGTCAAGATCCACTGTTCAGTGATGGCCGAGGAAGCGGTGAAGGCGGCGCTCGACGACTACAGCAAGAAACATCCCGCATAA
- a CDS encoding cysteine desulfurase family protein, translated as MAHIFFDHISTTPVDPRVIEAMLPYFSEKYGNPSSHIHDQGQTAVRTLDASRGTVAKLVNAQPGEIVFTSGATEANNLAIKGAAGAGSKKGRHIVVSEVEHFSVLNALLPLRAAGYEITTLHVDRDGKVDPDAVRKAIRPDTVLVSVMHANAEIGTIQPVAEIGRIARERGVLFHTDATASAGHIPVDVEAIGADLLTLSAHNFYGPKGIGALYVRKGTRLESLIDGGFQEGGYRAGTENVPGIVGMAAAAEIATAESAGWAEKLAPMGRRLWKGLGDSIPLLHFTGHPTDRLPGHVSFWVEHAEGESLLLLLNMQGVMAASGSACSSNLRGHDEEDLVASTVLKAIGVPSDICTGSVTFSLGKDNSDAEVDHVLSVLPTIVSRLREMSPTWLDYQKQQASQGG; from the coding sequence ATGGCGCACATTTTCTTCGACCACATATCCACCACCCCTGTCGACCCGCGGGTGATTGAGGCGATGCTGCCGTACTTCAGCGAGAAGTACGGGAACCCGTCTTCGCACATCCACGACCAGGGACAGACGGCGGTACGCACGCTCGATGCGTCGCGGGGCACGGTAGCGAAGCTGGTCAACGCGCAGCCCGGCGAGATCGTCTTCACCTCCGGTGCGACCGAGGCGAACAACCTGGCCATCAAGGGGGCTGCCGGCGCCGGTTCGAAGAAGGGGCGCCACATCGTCGTGTCCGAAGTCGAGCACTTCTCGGTCCTCAACGCGCTGCTTCCGCTTCGTGCCGCGGGGTACGAGATCACGACGCTCCACGTCGACCGCGACGGCAAGGTCGACCCCGATGCCGTCCGCAAGGCGATCCGGCCCGATACGGTGCTCGTCTCGGTCATGCACGCCAACGCCGAGATCGGCACGATCCAGCCCGTCGCCGAGATCGGCCGAATCGCACGCGAGCGGGGCGTCCTTTTCCACACCGATGCCACCGCGTCGGCCGGTCATATCCCGGTCGACGTCGAGGCGATCGGCGCCGACCTGCTCACCCTCTCGGCCCACAATTTCTACGGCCCCAAAGGCATCGGGGCGCTTTACGTCCGCAAGGGAACCCGGCTCGAATCGCTGATCGACGGCGGATTCCAGGAGGGTGGCTACCGTGCGGGCACCGAAAACGTCCCCGGCATCGTGGGAATGGCGGCTGCGGCCGAAATCGCCACGGCCGAGAGCGCCGGCTGGGCCGAGAAGCTGGCGCCGATGGGCCGCCGGCTCTGGAAAGGCCTGGGCGATTCCATCCCGCTGCTCCATTTCACGGGACACCCGACCGACCGGCTCCCGGGGCACGTCAGCTTCTGGGTCGAGCACGCCGAGGGCGAATCGCTGCTCCTGCTGCTCAACATGCAGGGCGTGATGGCCGCGTCCGGGTCGGCGTGCAGCTCCAACCTGCGAGGGCACGACGAGGAAGACCTCGTGGCGTCCACGGTGCTCAAGGCGATCGGCGTTCCCAGCGACATCTGCACCGGGTCGGTGACCTTCAGCCTGGGCAAGGACAACAGCGACGCCGAGGTCGACCACGTCCTCTCGGTGCTTCCGACGATCGTCTCGCGCCTGCGCGAGATGTCGCCTACGTGGCTCGATTACCAGAAACAGCAGGCAAGCCAAGGAGGCTGA
- a CDS encoding ferritin family protein, which translates to MPDWTIKEVLERALQIEAENYGEYQRESADASNPAVKAMFTFLAEEEKRHIKLIKDKMAEFNITE; encoded by the coding sequence ATGCCGGACTGGACGATCAAGGAAGTTCTGGAAAGAGCGCTGCAGATCGAGGCGGAAAATTACGGAGAGTACCAGCGGGAGTCCGCCGACGCCTCCAACCCCGCCGTCAAGGCCATGTTCACGTTCCTGGCCGAGGAAGAGAAGCGGCACATCAAGCTGATCAAGGACAAGATGGCCGAGTTCAACATTACCGAATAG
- a CDS encoding TlpA disulfide reductase family protein, which translates to MKKEHLVMAVALVVVFVAAVFFYSRWQRGSGTPSVPQPGAATPAGGQMAPSFTLKDVQGNPFDSATLMGKPTVINFFATWCPPCRGEIPGFVEVFEKYKGQGFAMVGISVDSDTRDKLPSFVAEQKITYPVLLGGDGATAKAYGGVSAIPTTFFVGRDGAIRNVHVGFMDKAAFDQEVSKLLQ; encoded by the coding sequence ATGAAGAAAGAGCACCTGGTGATGGCAGTGGCGCTGGTCGTTGTGTTCGTCGCGGCCGTCTTTTTCTATAGCCGCTGGCAGCGCGGGAGCGGGACCCCTTCCGTTCCACAGCCCGGGGCGGCGACACCGGCCGGCGGCCAGATGGCCCCGTCGTTCACCCTGAAGGACGTCCAGGGCAACCCCTTCGATTCGGCCACGCTGATGGGCAAGCCCACCGTGATCAATTTCTTCGCCACCTGGTGCCCCCCGTGCCGCGGCGAGATCCCCGGCTTCGTCGAAGTCTTCGAGAAATACAAGGGCCAAGGGTTCGCGATGGTCGGCATCTCGGTCGACAGCGACACGCGCGACAAGCTGCCGTCCTTCGTCGCCGAGCAGAAGATCACCTACCCGGTGTTGCTGGGAGGCGATGGGGCCACGGCCAAGGCATACGGCGGCGTCAGCGCGATCCCCACCACGTTTTTCGTGGGACGGGACGGCGCCATCCGCAACGTCCACGTCGGCTTCATGGACAAGGCCGCCTTCGACCAGGAAGTTTCGAAGCTGCTCCAATAG
- a CDS encoding 4Fe-4S binding protein has product MAYKITEECIACGACAPECPVQCISEGDPIYKIDAATCTDCGACAGVCPTGACVPA; this is encoded by the coding sequence ATGGCTTACAAGATCACCGAAGAATGCATCGCTTGCGGCGCGTGCGCGCCCGAATGCCCTGTCCAGTGCATCTCGGAAGGCGACCCGATCTACAAGATCGACGCGGCGACGTGCACCGATTGCGGCGCCTGCGCGGGTGTCTGCCCGACCGGTGCCTGCGTCCCGGCGTAA
- a CDS encoding NifU family protein, whose amino-acid sequence MKAEVQKVLDKIRPALQADGGDVELVDVEGGVVKVRLTGACGGCPMATMTLKGGIEATLKREIPAVERVEQV is encoded by the coding sequence ATGAAGGCCGAAGTCCAGAAAGTGCTCGATAAAATCCGCCCGGCTCTGCAGGCCGACGGTGGCGATGTCGAACTTGTCGACGTCGAAGGGGGCGTCGTGAAAGTGCGCCTGACCGGCGCGTGCGGCGGTTGCCCGATGGCGACCATGACACTCAAGGGCGGCATCGAAGCCACGCTCAAGCGGGAGATCCCCGCGGTCGAGCGGGTTGAACAGGTCTAA
- a CDS encoding long-chain fatty acid--CoA ligase, whose product MKEQALNRIFLDRIREGGETVRYLVPEAGGAWRPVTYAEVGRAGREVACGLMSLGLSRGDRVSILCSTRYEWVMADIGAVFGGFVTAPIYPSNLPDQVEFILAHCRAHLLFVEDEEQWNKVQGGLPRLPSLTRIVMLTGSAEGKASTMGIAALREAGHEWDAAHPGAFEARTEEITPDDDLTITYTSGTTGPPKGVVSRHRNYAFLSASCREAVPVLRKGQTMLHFLPLAHTLGRLEHVLSFDVMIVSAFARSIQTVAEDLPLIRPDIMVSVPRLYEKFYAKVLSRVSEAGPLKRALFRWALAAGRDASRRRQRGEIVAGTAAFRLFIADRLVFRKLRARLGGRLSFFVSGGAPLSPEIAEFFHAMGVLILEGYGMTENCSVASVNRVEHFKFGTVGKAMPGTELKIAPDGEILIRGPHVFKEYLDDPAATREAIDAEGWLHSGDIGTMDAEGFLRVTDRKKDIIVTSGGKNIAPQNIENLLKNDPYVSQAFVYGDRRKYLTAILTPSPDELRDWAAQQGIAERELESLVALPEVQALFRQRIDGVNRQLATFEQVKKFILLGRDFSQEAGELTPTLKIKRRIMIEKFGAMLDALYEKD is encoded by the coding sequence ATGAAGGAGCAGGCCCTCAACCGGATCTTCCTCGACCGGATCCGGGAGGGAGGCGAGACCGTCCGCTACCTGGTCCCCGAGGCCGGCGGCGCATGGCGCCCGGTGACCTACGCCGAGGTCGGCCGCGCCGGCCGCGAGGTCGCCTGCGGCCTGATGTCGCTCGGCCTTTCCCGCGGGGACCGCGTCTCCATCCTGTGCTCGACGCGCTACGAGTGGGTCATGGCCGACATCGGCGCGGTGTTCGGCGGCTTCGTCACGGCGCCGATCTACCCGTCCAACCTCCCGGACCAGGTCGAGTTCATCCTCGCGCATTGCCGGGCGCACCTGCTGTTCGTCGAGGACGAGGAGCAGTGGAACAAGGTGCAGGGCGGGCTGCCGCGCCTGCCGTCGCTCACCCGGATCGTGATGCTGACCGGGAGCGCCGAAGGCAAGGCGTCGACGATGGGGATCGCCGCGCTTCGGGAGGCCGGGCATGAATGGGATGCCGCCCATCCGGGCGCGTTCGAGGCCCGCACCGAAGAGATCACCCCCGACGACGACCTGACGATCACCTACACTTCCGGCACCACCGGCCCCCCCAAGGGGGTCGTCTCGCGTCACCGCAACTACGCGTTTCTCTCGGCGTCCTGCCGGGAGGCGGTGCCCGTCCTGCGCAAGGGCCAGACCATGCTCCACTTCCTGCCGCTCGCGCACACGCTCGGCAGGCTCGAGCACGTGCTCTCATTCGACGTCATGATCGTCTCGGCGTTCGCCCGGAGCATCCAGACCGTGGCCGAAGACCTCCCCCTCATCCGGCCCGACATCATGGTCAGCGTCCCGCGGCTCTACGAGAAGTTCTACGCGAAGGTGCTGTCGAGAGTCTCCGAGGCCGGGCCCCTCAAGCGGGCGTTGTTCCGGTGGGCCCTCGCCGCGGGGCGGGACGCCTCCAGGCGAAGGCAGCGCGGGGAAATAGTGGCGGGGACCGCGGCGTTCCGGCTCTTCATCGCCGACCGGCTCGTCTTCCGGAAGCTGAGAGCGCGGCTCGGGGGCCGGCTGTCGTTCTTCGTCTCGGGCGGGGCCCCGCTCTCCCCAGAGATCGCCGAATTCTTCCACGCGATGGGCGTCCTGATCCTCGAAGGCTACGGCATGACAGAGAACTGCTCGGTCGCCTCGGTCAACCGGGTCGAGCATTTCAAGTTCGGCACCGTCGGGAAGGCGATGCCGGGAACCGAGCTGAAGATCGCGCCCGACGGCGAGATCCTCATCCGGGGACCTCACGTCTTCAAGGAGTACCTGGACGATCCCGCGGCGACCCGGGAAGCGATCGACGCCGAGGGGTGGCTGCACTCGGGCGACATCGGGACGATGGACGCCGAGGGGTTCCTGCGCGTGACCGACCGCAAGAAGGACATCATCGTGACGTCGGGCGGGAAGAACATCGCCCCCCAGAACATCGAGAACCTGCTCAAGAACGACCCGTACGTCAGCCAGGCGTTCGTCTACGGCGACCGCAGGAAATACCTCACGGCCATCCTGACCCCGTCTCCGGACGAGCTGCGCGACTGGGCGGCGCAGCAGGGCATCGCAGAACGCGAGCTCGAGTCGCTGGTTGCGCTTCCCGAGGTGCAGGCGCTCTTCCGGCAACGGATCGACGGGGTGAACCGTCAGCTTGCGACGTTCGAACAGGTCAAGAAGTTCATCCTGCTGGGGCGGGACTTCAGCCAGGAGGCCGGGGAACTGACGCCCACGCTCAAGATCAAGCGCAGGATCATGATCGAAAAATTCGGGGCGATGCTCGACGCCCTCTACGAAAAGGACTGA
- a CDS encoding choice-of-anchor X domain-containing protein — MHVMKCLKRGGILLMGGALLLAAAPGAMAKSKVENPHNKKNDPKACLVCHTTAPGQVRAGVRRDAKLKFGGDIVAMCSSCHEAYSHMHPVKIAVAPDMKSPEELPLDKDGKITCITCHDVMEGHGINRKKRFIGKALCLNCHFDSDILAQIVWYPTHLKRGEQGRLEIKAAEFRIKGRKSTLGDSVLLYYTFRNVDTKAITFGTNILYDDGSHGDRTAHDGTYTLMEEATNDKKERRVYTGWLVDGTGRRSNTVTLAVEYE; from the coding sequence ATGCACGTCATGAAATGCCTGAAGCGGGGGGGGATTCTGCTCATGGGAGGAGCTCTCCTGCTGGCCGCCGCTCCCGGAGCGATGGCAAAGAGCAAGGTCGAGAACCCCCACAACAAGAAAAACGATCCGAAAGCGTGCCTCGTCTGCCATACGACCGCGCCCGGGCAGGTGAGGGCGGGAGTCCGTCGCGACGCCAAGTTGAAGTTCGGCGGCGACATCGTGGCGATGTGCAGCTCCTGCCACGAGGCCTACAGCCATATGCACCCGGTCAAGATCGCCGTCGCCCCCGACATGAAATCGCCCGAGGAGCTCCCGCTCGACAAGGACGGCAAGATCACCTGCATCACCTGCCACGACGTGATGGAAGGGCACGGCATCAACCGCAAGAAGCGCTTCATCGGCAAGGCGCTCTGCCTCAACTGCCACTTCGACTCCGACATCCTGGCCCAGATCGTCTGGTACCCGACTCACCTCAAGAGGGGCGAGCAGGGGCGCCTCGAGATCAAGGCCGCCGAGTTCCGGATCAAGGGCCGGAAGAGCACGCTGGGCGATTCGGTCCTGCTCTACTACACCTTCCGCAACGTCGACACCAAGGCGATCACGTTCGGGACCAACATCCTCTACGACGACGGCAGCCACGGCGACCGCACGGCGCATGACGGCACCTACACGCTGATGGAAGAGGCCACGAACGACAAGAAGGAGCGCCGGGTCTACACGGGCTGGCTCGTCGACGGGACCGGGCGGCGCAGCAATACCGTCACCCTGGCCGTGGAGTACGAATAG
- a CDS encoding CBS domain-containing protein, with the protein MGTEWIALPASLLLAAGATALTALRTALLILGEDGLEEAGADEPPAARLLAAIRDPTYRHPFGLWATATLLKACSALSAGAAAIAFRQSLPGWPGLGVALGWALAWLLLLFLLEHLATHGVMRNPWRAIRRGGAGVLRAIRVAGAVGRAIDRLGRWLFGDEYSPEGLMDIRFGSEEGILDVIEEGAEHGTIDPVEERMIEGVLRFGETTVAELMTARSDAAFLRSGMSRSEVDGVIGATGFSRYPVLSADGEAVVGVLQTQNLFRKEAAGGWERLVDRPVYVPDSMKVADLFHQFQRSRSHLAVVIDEHGKLCGVITLYDVIEQILGRLSEGDAADELPEWENDGSLSVPAATPVRILREEFEIDIPMSAAYETAGGFALDCLQDVPEGAVAFRAGDYRVTVVETERFRIRRLRFEKIPR; encoded by the coding sequence ATGGGAACGGAATGGATAGCGTTACCGGCGTCGCTGCTGCTCGCGGCGGGCGCGACGGCGCTCACCGCGCTGCGGACGGCGTTGCTGATCCTGGGAGAGGACGGCCTCGAGGAGGCGGGTGCGGACGAGCCGCCGGCGGCGAGGCTGCTCGCTGCGATCCGCGATCCGACGTATCGCCATCCCTTCGGATTGTGGGCGACGGCGACGCTTCTCAAGGCCTGCTCGGCGCTCAGCGCGGGCGCCGCGGCGATTGCCTTCCGGCAATCTCTGCCCGGCTGGCCCGGCTTGGGAGTGGCGCTCGGCTGGGCGCTCGCCTGGCTCCTGCTCCTGTTCCTGCTGGAGCACCTCGCTACGCACGGCGTGATGCGGAACCCGTGGCGGGCCATTCGGCGCGGGGGCGCGGGGGTTCTCCGGGCGATCCGGGTCGCCGGCGCCGTCGGGCGCGCGATCGACCGGCTGGGCCGCTGGCTGTTCGGGGACGAGTATTCCCCCGAGGGACTGATGGACATCCGGTTCGGATCCGAGGAGGGAATCCTCGACGTGATCGAGGAAGGCGCCGAGCACGGGACCATCGACCCGGTCGAGGAGCGGATGATCGAGGGCGTGCTCCGGTTCGGTGAAACCACCGTGGCCGAGCTGATGACGGCGCGATCCGACGCTGCCTTCCTGCGCAGCGGCATGTCGCGCAGCGAGGTCGACGGTGTGATCGGCGCCACCGGGTTCTCGCGCTACCCCGTGCTTTCGGCGGACGGCGAGGCGGTCGTGGGTGTCCTGCAGACGCAGAACCTGTTCCGGAAGGAAGCGGCGGGGGGGTGGGAGCGGCTGGTCGACCGGCCGGTCTACGTGCCCGATTCGATGAAGGTGGCCGACCTGTTCCACCAGTTCCAGCGCAGCCGGTCGCACCTGGCGGTGGTGATCGACGAGCACGGCAAACTTTGCGGCGTCATCACGCTCTACGACGTAATCGAGCAGATCCTGGGACGGCTTTCCGAGGGGGATGCGGCGGACGAGCTGCCGGAGTGGGAAAACGACGGGTCGCTGTCGGTCCCGGCGGCGACGCCGGTTCGGATATTGCGCGAAGAATTCGAGATCGACATTCCGATGAGCGCTGCCTATGAGACGGCCGGCGGGTTCGCCCTCGACTGCCTGCAGGACGTGCCCGAAGGCGCCGTGGCTTTCCGGGCGGGCGATTACCGGGTGACGGTGGTCGAGACCGAGCGATTCCGAATCCGCCGCCTTCGCTTCGAAAAGATCCCCCGCTAG